The Candidatus Polarisedimenticolia bacterium genome window below encodes:
- a CDS encoding SufE family protein produces SERIQILIDIAGRFKKVVVPESVATRPFPEDHKVPGCESQAYVWATDLPDGTLKYTFAVENPQGISAMATSVILAETLSGAPLRQILQVPKDIIYTIFGDELSMGKSMGLMGIIAMVQHLARRKLEEQGSGSPAA; encoded by the coding sequence GCTCCGAGCGGATCCAAATCCTGATCGACATCGCCGGACGGTTCAAGAAGGTGGTGGTGCCGGAGAGCGTGGCGACGCGCCCCTTTCCGGAGGACCACAAGGTCCCGGGATGCGAGTCGCAGGCTTACGTCTGGGCCACCGACCTGCCGGATGGCACTCTCAAGTACACCTTCGCCGTCGAGAACCCCCAGGGAATCTCCGCCATGGCGACCTCGGTCATTCTGGCGGAGACTCTTTCCGGCGCACCGCTGCGACAGATTCTCCAGGTCCCCAAGGACATCATCTACACCATCTTTGGCGATGAGCTCTCCATGGGGAAAAGCATGGGGCTGATGGGGATCATCGCAATGGTGCAGCACCTTGCCCGGCGCAAGCTGGAAGAGCAGGGCTCCGGATCCCCTGCGGCTTAG